In Kitasatospora viridis, the following are encoded in one genomic region:
- a CDS encoding phage tail protein, protein MTDALDTAENAQGLAGGVGVAMSHRYAVLIDNVKYHFGDWAKVSGLTVRWEPIKYRVGGQGNQVRLFPGLTEYQPIKLSRAAGPYSRVVQHWLAQTAKKPQPQSGTIQLVDFAGTPLVQWRLNEFFPIAWTVEDFGAEGGRPAIETLELAHHGFLDDDLSMLSPI, encoded by the coding sequence ATGACTGACGCGCTCGACACCGCGGAGAACGCCCAGGGCCTCGCCGGCGGGGTCGGCGTCGCCATGAGCCACCGGTACGCGGTGCTCATCGACAACGTCAAGTACCACTTCGGGGACTGGGCCAAGGTGAGCGGCCTGACGGTGCGTTGGGAGCCGATCAAGTACCGGGTCGGCGGCCAGGGCAACCAGGTCCGGCTGTTCCCCGGGCTCACCGAGTACCAGCCGATCAAGCTCAGCCGGGCGGCCGGCCCGTACTCGCGGGTCGTGCAGCACTGGCTCGCGCAGACCGCGAAGAAGCCGCAGCCGCAGAGCGGCACCATCCAGCTCGTCGACTTCGCCGGGACCCCGCTGGTGCAGTGGCGGCTCAACGAGTTCTTCCCGATCGCGTGGACCGTCGAGGACTTCGGAGCGGAGGGCGGCCGTCCGGCGATCGAGACGCTCGAACTCGCCCACCACGGCTTCCTCGACGACGACCTGTC